ACCTACCTAACAGAATCACCGTTCACACTTTTGCGAATGAATACTTCGACAGTGATTGTACCATTTACACTTTTTGGAATGAGCCTTTTGCTCGGCATATCCTCATTTACACTTATCGGAATGGTACTTTTCGGTTCAATTCCCCTATTTACACTTATTGATATAGTGCTTTTAGGTTCGTTTCCTTTATTTACATTTTGGGAAATGGTACTCTTCGGTTCGATTCATCGATTTACACTTTTGGGAATGGTACTATTCGCCATATACCACCCATTTACACTTTGGAAAATGGTACTTGCCGAATCGGTTGACCTATCTGCACCTGTAGGCAGGGCAATAGGGTGGTCGATGGTACGCATCAGCCAAATGCACAGGGTACAACTGAGCGTAGTAAAGGAAAACATCTGCATACGGAGGGCAATAGCTACCGCCAACCTTAAGTAAAACCAAATATGCTAACTAGTAATGGCTAAATTTCAAACCTTTCTTCGGAGCTGCCTGCTCGATTCGCTAATGGGATATGCAAGCAGGCTGGATTATATCCTAATTTCGGCGAAGCTAGACGAGCTTTCGGCGTCGAAAATCTACCAAACGTTCCGCTACTCCCTAACCAAAATGGAGGAGGGCTATATGCAGAGCCAGAAAAACCCCTTTACCGAGGCGCTGGGCGATATTGTGCTGCGCAGGAGCCGAACGTTCAAGTCCATCCACCATGTCATACAGAGCTACCTCTACTCCGACGTTGATGCCGAGAGGGAGGCGGCGCAGAAGCTGCTGCTGCTCTTTAAGAGGTACAAGGCGGAGTTCTCGAAGACGAGCAGCAGGGGTGTAACCGGTATAGTGTCGAGCTTTATTGAGGATGTAAAGCAGCCGGATTACGCCGATGCCGTGGCAACGCTGCTGCTAAACGCCAAGCTACAGCAGCTGCTGCGGAATCAGACCGAATACGAGGAGGTTTTTCTAAAGAGCATTGCCACGGATGTCGAGAGCAGCAAAACGGTGGTTGCCTCCAGTATCCGCAAGGCGTTTACGATGGAGATGCGCGACCTGCTGCTTTTCGTGGGGACAAAGGCGAAAGAGTATCCCGATAGCAAATGGAGCGAGCTGAACGGACAAATCGCCATTCACAACACCAAGTTCGTAAAGGGCGAGGGGCTGCGCCAAGCTGCTCTGAAGAAGAAGCGGGAGAGCAAGAAGGGTAAGGAGTAGCGGAGGGGGATGGGCGAAGGATGGAGGCTATTGCCAATTCTATTTAAAAAGGCTGTAGCTGTTATGATAGATCCAGCTGTGGCAGGAGCACATAGCCGTAAGGGTTAGAAATATATAGTATTACGTTTTTGAAAGAAAGGGTTCGATAGCTAGCATCGAATCAAGATATAGGCACGTAATCCCCTCCGTGGAGGGGTAGGGGTGGGTTAAGGACGCAAAAAAGGAGTGAAAGACATTGATTTAAACGAGTAAACCCACCCCCTACCCTAGATATTTTGCTTTTAAGAATTAGACAGACTCCATTTCGAAGGTTATCCCCCGCCGGCGGGGGTTAGGGGGGGGATTTTCGGCAGTGTATAGTCACTATAAGCTTTGCATTTTCATCATAAAACCGCATTTTCCACCCCCTGCCCCCGCCAGCGGGGGATATGCTTTGTGCTGCGATATGCTGATTACTTTATGTCTACCTCTTTTATGAAAAATAGGCTCCCCCCGTTTCGTCTTTTCCTATTATGAACGATGGAATCTTCAGAGAGAAATCGGCAGATAGCGATATCCCTGCAGCTTATCGGCAGCTGCACCAAAAAAGAAGAAGGTATGCCAGCTACGATTCGCCAGCATACCTTCCTATACGATTGTTGCTTTCGGATTAGCTCATTGCATAGGCAATAAACGAGATATTACCGCCACGTTCGCTGTCCGAAACAAGAGTTGCCTGAATGTCTGTAGCCCGCCTATCGCCAGCAATAAGGGTAAACATGCCCGACACCACCCCGTTAACCTTGGCATTGGCAACAGCAGCGGTAAGCAGCGACCTATCGCTCTCTTGCACCCAGCTCGTAAGGGATTTTCCAATGGCGGAGCCAGCCTCGTGCCCAAGAATCGCCTTAGCCTTATCGTTCAGGTCGAGGACAACCAAATCGGGGTCCACCATCATCGTAATAAAGCTATGGTCAATGGCATCCTGCAAGCGCTCGGCGCTGGTAGCTTTCCGCTTCATCTCCTCCTGGGTGGCATGGAGCTCCTCGATGTTCTGCCGCATCTCCTCCTCCTGGGCCTTCATCTCCTCTGCCTGCATCTGCGATAGGGAGAGGAGCTCGTTGGTACGGGCATTTACCCGTATCGACAGGATGGACGATGCAAAGGTCTCGGAGATACGGGCGAGGTAGGATTTCACATGCTCGTCGAAGCGCTTAAACGAGGCGACCTCGACGATGCCAACAATCTCCGCGTTATGGATCAGCGGGAAGAGCAATAGCATCTGGGGCTTCGAGGCGCCCAAGCCGGAGGTGATTCGGAGGTAATCCTGGGGTATCTCGGTAAGCTCGATTGGTGCTTGTTCGAAGTAGCAGGAGCCAAGCAAACCCTCCTCCAGCAAGAAGGTTTTCTTCTGCAGCTTCATCCTATCCCATGCCATGCAGGCCACCATCTCGAAGTATTTTTGGTCATCGGCATCTTCGTGCACCAGGTAAAGCGCCCCCTGGTTTGCACCGATGTAGGTAACTATCTGCCGAACCACCTGCTGGTATAAGGAGTTAACGCTTGCATGATCCTGTTGAATCACCCTACCAAAGAGGGTGACTCCCCGCTCAATCCAGCTCAGCTTTTCGTCGGCAAGCTTCCGTAGTGCCTCCTCTTCGTCGGCCTTTACCAGGCTATCCCTCATCGACAAAAGAGAATTACCAAGGATATCGCCTTCGCCCTTAGAGGTCAGCGCTGCCGAGAGGTTCCCCTCGCCTATAGACTTTGTAAAATCGACCACCTCCTCGATGGAGCGGTGGAGGTTGTTGAACGAATGTGCCATCTCCTCGATCTCATCGCCCGATTGGATGTTCACGCTCGACACTTTAGCGTAGTTGCCTCGGGCAAGATCCTTCAGCGCCACGCTAACCATATTAATAGGGTCGATAATCCTTTTGATAATGTAGGAGGTAAGCCGGTAGAAGATCAGCAAGCCCAACCCGAAAAGGATAAAGAAGGCAATGAAGAAGATCTTTAGGTTGGCCGATGTTAGAAAGTTGCCCGGTATAAGCAGAATGCTTACGTCGTCACTTTTTAGGATATTCGACTGGTTGTTGATGTAGGCTAGGTACTCCTTGCCATCGCTATCCACAAAGTCGTAGAAGCCAGCCGCCTTGCTTTTAATCGCCTCAATCAGCTCCTCGTTCTTGCTGTAGCTGTTCGAGAGCACCTCCGAGGCCTCCTTTCCTACCCCATCTTCCTTATCGTAGACCAGCAGCTTGTGGCCGGAACCAACAATAAAGAATCGGCCCCCTTCGTCCTTGAGCCCGTTTATAATTTCCTGGTTCAGCTGCGATATATTAATGTCAGCCCCAACAACACCAACAACTTGGTTCTTCAAAATGACGGGAAGCCCCATGGTAATCACAAGGTAGTCGGTGCTGGCCTCGTAATTTTCGACGTAGGGCGAGGTGATATGCAGCTGGCGGGTGTCTTTGGGGATGGTGTAGTAATCGCCCTCCTCATCGTCGGTGGCGGTATAGTCGGCCAGCTCAATGGCGCTATCCTTTCGGTATACGGTTGCGCAAAACTTTCCCGTGATGGTAGCCCCAGGAGTATTCAGCAGCTTAGCATCCAAGCTATCAACGGCCAAAGGCTCCCAATCGGCCCATATAGATGTCAATTCGGGGTTACTCTTAAGAAGGCCCGTAAGATTATTAATGATGATGGATCGCCTTTCCGATCGGGGGTACCGATGGACGTACTCTAGCGACTCCCTTTCGGTTATGAGGAGCTTCTCGGTCTTGCCTAAGCTGGAGGATAGCTGGGTGGATATCTGCTCGGACAACGCTTTTATCGTGTTGTACTTCTCCTTGAGCAGAAGAGATTTAACGCTCTGGGTAGAGACAATGCCGGTAAGGGTGAAGAATAGGAATACACCTCCCACAATAGCCACCATTACCTTTTTTTTCAAGCTTTTACCCAAAGTAAAGCTTATACTTTTCATAGATTCAAAAATGTTAGAGTGGTATAATACATGGCCAACGCGACAATCAAGCTAATTCGGCTAAATATTCATCCACCAATTTCAAACTTGCTGCTCCACCCTAAGAAAACACTACCGGTAGGAGGTAAAAATGAAAAGAGTAAAACAATACGGAACCTTACTTGAAGAGGGTTTCTAGTCGAAACCATTCGCTACAGCGCGGTATACACTTAGCGATCCGTTTAGTGTACGACCCGTGCAAAAATAAATATTCGACGATGCGTTCAAGAGATATTGCACACATTATAGTTAAACTTATTTAATGGTCGTTCTACTTTTTTTAGATAATTCGAGGCGTAAAAAAAAGGTCAGTCCAAATTAAAACGGCGAGCAGCATCAAAAGAAGCATAAAGATAAATCCGTCATCATTTCCACATCATAAAACAGCTGGCACATAACGATATAAACGAACAGCCATACCTTTCAATCTAAATAAGACACAGAATATCAGTCCCAGCATGGGGGTAAAAATCGAGCATTTTACAAGTACAAACAGATGACAAATAACAGCTAACCTTAAGTATTTATGAGCTCAACTCTCAGCTCCATAACAATTTTGGAGGGGAAGACCTTCCAGCAGCCCATCATTATAGCGTTTCGCGGTAGCAGCCTCGTAGGCCATCGCTCTCAGGGTTATCTCTTCTACAGATTAAACTCTACTCGCCAGTATAGCCAGAGATGTCGCTTTTAAAAGAAATATCGATCATAATGGAGGTAGACGTAAAGGAATCAGCAGATCGTAGCACAAAGCGTATCCCCCTTTGGAGGCAATGTCGTTAACTTAAGGGCCAAACTGCTATAAAATTGCATATTATATATCTCCTACGGAGAAAAAAGGAGTGGCGTAGGAATGATGCTACAAGTCTCTAACCGCTATGCGGTATTCTGGCCGTTATAAATTTGTCCGTAGGACATTACGATTTGTAGAAACCATCCATCTCCTGCCTATTTACCTCGTAGAGGTTAAACTGGTAATGACTATGGTCGTTTTCTTTATGGTATAGGACCTTCCGCTCTAGGTGGAGGTTTATGCCCCATGGCATCAACTTAATGATCAACTTAATGATCAACTTTTCTTAACTTAACGACATTGCCCTTTGGAGGGGGAAGGGGGAGGAAAGTAGACGTTATAGGTAAAAGCTTGAAGCCAATTGTAGCTATACACTTCTAAAAATCCACCCCCTTTTCCCCCGCCGGCGGGGGAAATCCTTCGAATTAGAGTAGTGTAGATCTTAAAGGTGAAATCCCTGCCAATATAGATCTCCACTCAGCACAACAATCCCCATTTCGAGGCCATCGTGCCCATAAAAAGAAGCTTATTTTAGTATACATCAAAAATAACAGGCATAACCATTGCTTGTTTAGTGTTATTTCTATATTTTTAGCATACCTAATCTTTAATCACTCGTATAGGCATGGCAAAAAATAAAAAAAAGAAAAGCGGCGCGCAGCAGCCAAAGTTCACCGCTAAAGACATTATTCAGAACCAGGAGAACGAGTACCGCAAAGGGCTAACGGAATTTCTGCAACGGATAGATCTGCTGGAACCATTTAACCGCCTTCCTCCTATAACCATCAACACCTTAATTAAGGTTCGAATATCCTCTGTAAGAATAGAACCAATCGGCAAAGACAAGCTAAACAAAGAGGACTCGGAATACGTAAAGAGCTATCTTTCTCACATCCTACAGATGGAGCACAAAACACGCTACCCCAATGGTGCAGCGTTAACAAACAAAGAGTTTGCAATTTACCTGATGACCTTACACCTCCACATCAGCTCGTACCTCGAGAAGAGCAACGACGAAGAGGCAAGAAAAGCGTTTAGCGAAATGATCAGCTATATAGAGGAGCAACGCGACAGTGTCTTTGGTACGCTTCAGTACCACATCAACTTTTCGTCATCGTGGATGTCCAACCCCATCGACGGGTATGTCGAATACGAATCAGTAGACTTCGACGTTAAGGATGACGATAAAAGAACTGTTTACGACTCGTGGTGTTCGCCGGTTATTTTCCGATACAAAACCATAGCGCCTCGAAAGCAGCATGTCGTTATCGATGGAAAAAAGAGGGAGGTATTCGAGATGGCCTATGCTTCGTTTGAAGGCGAGTTAAGGTGGTGCGCCATTCCGCCAAAGCTCCTTAAAAAAGAAGGGGAAGCACCTGTACGCCTATTCATTCAAAAGCACGCGCTGAACCGAATGAACGAGCGCCTAGACTATATCCTCAACGAAATGCAGTACTTTTTCTCGGCAAAATCGGTAGTAGAAACAACCAAGGTAAAGCATATAGGCGACGACAGATACCTCATCCCCGTCGTATTCTACGGACGAAAGCTGGGCTACCTTGTAGCCAACTACGTGGACTCCATCCTAGTGGTAACCACCTTCCTATTTATCACGCAGGAGGGAACACCCGAAGGGATGCTTCTAAATAAGCTCACCGGATTTAAGAAGCTCGACAAGAAGTACCTCTGCATCGACAAGCTGAGCACCTTTATCAACTCCGACATAGCATCGAAACCCGAGTTGGTTAAGCTGCTCGAGGATGCCAACCTGGGCCACCTCGTTGATCTTTACGAAGAAATCAAGTGCGTATGCCTCGATCAGGAGGAGAACCTGCACGATCCGTCGTTCATAATGGAGTACATCCAGAAGAAGCAGGAGGAGGAACAGCTCAGCCTTACCGAGCAGCAGGAGCAGAAAGAGGCCGAAGAGGAGATGCTTACCCCCATACCCAACCTAGTGGAGGAGTTGCCGATGCTACTCCCCCTTGCAAGCAAGCAGGCGCAAGTAACTGGGCAGCAACTAGTCTAACTCCACCACCCCATCGTGGTCGAAGTACCAGATGTACCCCTTCACATTGGGATACCCCATCTTGCGTAGCGTGTTGATGTAGCCAAACACCTGGTAGCGATGTTTGGGGTCTTCCACCTCGCCAAACTTAAAGTCTACCACAACGGTTTCGCGGTCGTTCATCATCACGCGATCGGGACGACGAACCCGGTAGTCGTCGCCAGGGAGGATAATATCACCCTCGGCAACAATGGCATGCCTTCCGTCAAACCATTCGGCAATGGTGGGGTTGTTGAGCTTGGCAAGAACCTGTTTCTTGATAGAAACCTGCTCGTCGACCACCATAAGTCCCTCCTCAACCATTGTATCGAGCGCAGAATCAATATCAGTAGGGGTATTGATGAGCGAGAAGAGCCTATGCATCAGCAGCCCTTTCTTCAGATTGCCGCTACCCTCTGCCAACGTGGTGGAATAGCTCTGCTTTATCTTAGAGAGCGGCCTACCGATCCTATAGGTAGTAAGCGAAATGGTATTGTCGGAACTCTCCTTTGCAGATGTTCCCGCTCCACTCCCCCTTTCTCCTAAGGTGATGGTGGTTGGCTCCTCGCCCTCGGCAGGCTCCACAATCGTTGCGCCAGGGATAAGAACAGCCGCGTCAAAGAGCAACGTTCCGATGTGCTCCTTCTTGTGCGATTTGGGAATGTAGAGGTACAGCTCCTGTTCGGCGCGCGTAAGCGCAACGTAGGCAAGGTTGATGTTGTCGATGTAGCTCTGCAGCTGTTCCGTGAAGGCATCCTCGGCAAAAGCACTCTTCTTCAACGATGAACCGTACTCTACGGGTATTGCTTCTAGGTACTCATCATCTACCGACACAGCCTTGCCGCTCACCCATAGCGTAGTCTTGCGGCTGCCGGTTGCCGGCTCGTAGTCCCAATTGAAAAATGGAATTAAAATCACCTTATACTGTAGCCCCTTAGACTTATGTACGGTCATAATGGTAATTGCCTCCTCCTGATTGGGCAGGTACAGTTCGGTACGCAATCCACGCTCGTCCCACCACTCCACAAACGAGGTTGCATCCGACACCTTTTGGGTGGCAAAGCCCAACACCACATCTGCAAAGCCCCCAATAAAGGGCAACTCGTCCACAATTTCGTTTAGGTGATA
This window of the uncultured Acetobacteroides sp. genome carries:
- a CDS encoding DUF6261 family protein — its product is MAKFQTFLRSCLLDSLMGYASRLDYILISAKLDELSASKIYQTFRYSLTKMEEGYMQSQKNPFTEALGDIVLRRSRTFKSIHHVIQSYLYSDVDAEREAAQKLLLLFKRYKAEFSKTSSRGVTGIVSSFIEDVKQPDYADAVATLLLNAKLQQLLRNQTEYEEVFLKSIATDVESSKTVVASSIRKAFTMEMRDLLLFVGTKAKEYPDSKWSELNGQIAIHNTKFVKGEGLRQAALKKKRESKKGKE
- a CDS encoding GAF domain-containing protein, which codes for MKKKVMVAIVGGVFLFFTLTGIVSTQSVKSLLLKEKYNTIKALSEQISTQLSSSLGKTEKLLITERESLEYVHRYPRSERRSIIINNLTGLLKSNPELTSIWADWEPLAVDSLDAKLLNTPGATITGKFCATVYRKDSAIELADYTATDDEEGDYYTIPKDTRQLHITSPYVENYEASTDYLVITMGLPVILKNQVVGVVGADINISQLNQEIINGLKDEGGRFFIVGSGHKLLVYDKEDGVGKEASEVLSNSYSKNEELIEAIKSKAAGFYDFVDSDGKEYLAYINNQSNILKSDDVSILLIPGNFLTSANLKIFFIAFFILFGLGLLIFYRLTSYIIKRIIDPINMVSVALKDLARGNYAKVSSVNIQSGDEIEEMAHSFNNLHRSIEEVVDFTKSIGEGNLSAALTSKGEGDILGNSLLSMRDSLVKADEEEALRKLADEKLSWIERGVTLFGRVIQQDHASVNSLYQQVVRQIVTYIGANQGALYLVHEDADDQKYFEMVACMAWDRMKLQKKTFLLEEGLLGSCYFEQAPIELTEIPQDYLRITSGLGASKPQMLLLFPLIHNAEIVGIVEVASFKRFDEHVKSYLARISETFASSILSIRVNARTNELLSLSQMQAEEMKAQEEEMRQNIEELHATQEEMKRKATSAERLQDAIDHSFITMMVDPDLVVLDLNDKAKAILGHEAGSAIGKSLTSWVQESDRSLLTAAVANAKVNGVVSGMFTLIAGDRRATDIQATLVSDSERGGNISFIAYAMS